One stretch of Acidicapsa acidisoli DNA includes these proteins:
- a CDS encoding multicopper oxidase family protein, whose translation MRLMHRIREFIKVSMPTAAGCVVLVGSGISHAAAPGITGPTFNLVAQTAYLNQPDGSSVYSWGYGCNGAPTGFAPAAITTATCPSMQIPGPTLIVTEGQAVSVTLTNNLPTPAGNTSILFPGFQVSATGGVSGLLAQEAVPGGSVTYTFTASSPGTRAYYSGTQSDLQVEMGMYGAVIVLPAHVPAACDAGVHAANRGAAATHNELDFRLAHAAYDHDKTCYDREYLFQFSEMDPNIHNTALAQVTAKAGCTAGSPGCSLEVPTEPYHPAFFMINGRSMPDDMDGNYEVEYPHQPYNGNPHVHPGEQLLLRIIGQGRWQHPFHEHANHVRILARDGNLILSQTDPESLAGPALFTTTTTPGLAMDGIFYYTGRGLNWDMYAHTPRTDRPDPDVVAANQDPPCYPDANGYNTGYDPTSGALTHQEVWSAVNYYEWCADHNKPLEVAPFGDVASGGPVTLPDPNILTNGNWFGGSPYLGPDATSRATGPNSAFQPANTQANPSNERGFAFMWHSHNEREITTNNVFPGGMMMMLLVDSREFVIDESN comes from the coding sequence ATGAGGCTCATGCACAGGATACGAGAGTTCATCAAGGTGAGTATGCCGACAGCTGCGGGATGCGTGGTGTTGGTTGGGTCGGGGATATCTCACGCTGCGGCTCCGGGTATCACTGGTCCGACATTCAATCTGGTGGCGCAGACCGCTTACCTCAATCAACCGGACGGATCGTCGGTGTATTCGTGGGGCTATGGATGCAACGGTGCACCGACTGGCTTTGCACCTGCTGCAATCACAACGGCGACTTGTCCGTCGATGCAGATTCCTGGCCCTACTCTGATCGTCACGGAAGGCCAGGCCGTTTCGGTGACACTGACCAACAACCTTCCGACACCGGCGGGTAATACTTCGATCCTGTTTCCTGGATTTCAGGTAAGCGCCACGGGCGGCGTATCTGGTCTGCTTGCTCAAGAGGCAGTGCCGGGCGGATCGGTCACCTACACATTTACGGCTTCATCGCCAGGAACGCGGGCCTACTATAGCGGAACGCAAAGCGATCTGCAGGTTGAGATGGGCATGTATGGGGCGGTGATCGTACTTCCTGCGCATGTTCCGGCCGCGTGCGACGCAGGCGTTCATGCGGCGAACAGAGGAGCTGCCGCCACTCACAACGAGTTGGATTTCCGGCTGGCGCACGCGGCCTACGACCATGACAAAACATGCTATGACCGCGAATATCTCTTTCAATTTTCCGAGATGGACCCCAACATTCATAACACAGCATTGGCCCAGGTTACGGCGAAGGCGGGCTGTACGGCTGGCTCTCCCGGCTGCAGTCTCGAGGTGCCGACCGAGCCTTATCATCCGGCCTTTTTCATGATCAACGGACGTTCGATGCCGGATGACATGGATGGAAACTATGAAGTGGAGTATCCGCATCAACCCTACAACGGAAATCCGCATGTGCATCCCGGCGAACAACTTCTGTTGCGCATCATTGGACAAGGGAGATGGCAACATCCATTTCACGAGCACGCCAATCATGTTCGCATTCTTGCGCGTGATGGAAACCTGATCCTAAGTCAGACCGATCCAGAGAGTCTGGCCGGCCCGGCTCTTTTCACTACCACCACAACGCCCGGTCTGGCTATGGATGGAATCTTCTACTACACCGGTCGCGGATTGAACTGGGATATGTATGCACATACTCCCAGAACGGACCGTCCCGATCCGGACGTCGTCGCAGCCAACCAGGACCCGCCATGTTACCCCGATGCCAATGGTTACAACACCGGATACGATCCAACCTCTGGCGCGCTCACCCATCAAGAAGTTTGGTCGGCAGTCAACTACTACGAATGGTGTGCGGATCACAATAAGCCGCTTGAAGTGGCGCCTTTCGGAGACGTAGCAAGCGGTGGTCCCGTTACGCTGCCTGACCCAAACATTCTTACCAATGGTAACTGGTTTGGTGGCAGTCCATATCTGGGTCCAGACGCGACGAGCCGCGCGACCGGACCGAACAGTGCCTTTCAACCTGCGAATACCCAGGCCAACCCCTCCAATGAGCGCGGTTTCGCGTTCATGTGGCACTCGCACAACGAACGAGAGATCACCACCAACAATGTCTTCCCAGGCGGAATGATGATGATGCTGCTCGTCGATTCCCGCGAATTTGTTATCGACGAATCCAACTAG
- a CDS encoding Crp/Fnr family transcriptional regulator, which yields MSDAETVELAALARTKCFDRRDSLFEQGQPVRQIVLIESGSVKLTQLSHGGSEVILWLHGVGEAVGLTGSVSGSLHTCSARAVLTTRVMMWDWSTLERGFPAAVKIKRNLGRILSERLGELEERFREVATERVSRRVALALLRIGKQVGQARSSGVEVFLSREELAQLTGTTLFTISRLMSKWSEMEIVTPRREAVVILNVDLLAKISEDGD from the coding sequence ATGTCTGACGCAGAGACGGTGGAATTGGCCGCACTGGCGCGGACCAAGTGTTTTGATCGCCGGGACAGCCTCTTCGAACAAGGTCAACCGGTGAGGCAGATCGTTCTCATTGAATCCGGAAGCGTCAAGCTCACACAACTCAGTCACGGCGGCAGCGAAGTCATTCTTTGGCTGCACGGGGTAGGTGAAGCTGTTGGACTCACCGGGAGCGTCTCAGGCAGTCTGCACACGTGCTCCGCCCGCGCTGTCCTGACGACCCGAGTCATGATGTGGGATTGGTCTACTCTGGAGCGGGGATTCCCTGCGGCTGTCAAGATCAAACGCAATCTAGGAAGAATCCTGTCTGAGAGACTTGGTGAACTGGAGGAACGATTTCGCGAGGTCGCGACGGAAAGAGTCTCGCGTCGTGTCGCCCTTGCGTTACTAAGGATCGGAAAGCAGGTCGGGCAAGCCAGAAGCAGCGGCGTCGAGGTGTTCTTATCGCGAGAAGAACTCGCGCAGCTTACGGGTACAACCCTCTTCACGATCAGCAGACTGATGTCGAAGTGGAGCGAAATGGAAATCGTCACACCGCGTAGAGAAGCAGTCGTCATATTGAACGTCGACCTCCTTGCGAAGATCAGTGAGGACGGAGACTAA
- a CDS encoding multicopper oxidase domain-containing protein codes for MSKRNVWTFLIVCGLTLYTSQSAISQSFRVQCPTSTITHPNAANNNSEPAFTGPTTMTLGGGGFLTPMANVNGAIKCQQISGGDGFATMADGTQTFMFSFGPLSGLADIAAGQPGSEYPNVFNTVFPGTLQPGDPATTDGAAPTTLGNFTYNGAVGLAPDLDAENDNGCKAPCLDGHVDPRQIMDVGVMNGNIPAPLMAMDEDDEFFLTLSNVGMIMRPDLFEQHTVHFHGYPNASSFYDGVPDASVAINIGGSFTYYYLAPDAGTYFWHCHITPPEHLQMGMVGQIFVRPRQNRVPSSTHLYAALQAQQQDLRTACNPNSDILCSNPLPQKGDNGVTGGFTGGTATKKFAYNDGDGSTYYDVEYPIQIHGFDPNFHFVGMTFNPEAFVDMKDKYFLLNGRSYPDTVTPGPMQTETSDGRSHFSQPLPSIINIAAGQKALLRISDLDVTEYQTLASLGIPMQVIGYNAKLLRDQAGNNMYYNTNSITLAGGESLDVILDASNTSLYPPGSVFYLYTPQLDHLSNDAENFGGLMTEVHIN; via the coding sequence ATGTCGAAGAGAAACGTGTGGACCTTTCTGATTGTGTGCGGACTCACGCTGTATACGTCACAATCCGCAATCTCACAGTCCTTTCGGGTGCAATGCCCGACCAGCACAATCACACATCCGAATGCTGCGAACAATAATTCTGAGCCGGCGTTCACCGGGCCTACGACGATGACACTCGGTGGTGGTGGATTTCTAACTCCAATGGCCAACGTTAATGGGGCAATCAAGTGCCAGCAGATCTCGGGCGGCGATGGTTTCGCCACTATGGCAGACGGTACGCAGACTTTCATGTTCTCGTTTGGACCGCTGTCGGGACTCGCTGATATTGCAGCAGGACAGCCGGGTTCTGAATATCCAAATGTTTTCAATACGGTGTTCCCGGGCACATTGCAGCCAGGCGATCCGGCAACCACTGATGGTGCGGCTCCCACTACGCTTGGCAACTTTACTTATAACGGTGCAGTGGGACTCGCGCCTGACCTTGACGCGGAGAACGACAATGGGTGCAAAGCCCCTTGCCTCGATGGCCATGTCGACCCCCGGCAGATCATGGATGTAGGCGTAATGAACGGGAACATTCCCGCTCCGCTGATGGCCATGGACGAGGATGATGAGTTCTTTCTCACGCTGAGCAATGTCGGCATGATCATGAGGCCAGACTTGTTCGAACAGCACACGGTACATTTCCACGGATATCCAAACGCATCCTCCTTCTACGACGGCGTGCCAGATGCCTCCGTCGCCATCAATATCGGCGGTAGCTTTACCTATTACTACCTTGCGCCGGACGCTGGTACTTATTTCTGGCACTGCCATATCACCCCACCGGAACACCTGCAGATGGGCATGGTGGGCCAGATATTCGTGCGTCCACGGCAAAATCGTGTGCCCTCCTCAACCCATCTTTACGCTGCTCTGCAGGCACAACAACAGGACCTTCGCACAGCATGCAATCCCAATTCAGACATTCTATGCAGCAATCCGCTTCCCCAAAAGGGCGATAACGGCGTAACTGGTGGATTCACGGGCGGCACGGCAACCAAGAAGTTTGCTTACAACGACGGAGATGGTTCTACGTACTACGACGTTGAGTATCCAATTCAGATTCACGGGTTCGACCCGAACTTCCACTTTGTGGGCATGACCTTCAATCCCGAAGCATTCGTGGATATGAAGGACAAGTATTTCCTTCTGAATGGGCGAAGCTATCCAGATACAGTCACACCCGGCCCGATGCAAACCGAGACATCCGATGGCAGAAGCCATTTCTCGCAGCCGCTGCCTTCAATCATCAATATCGCCGCCGGTCAGAAGGCCCTCCTGCGTATATCCGACCTGGACGTAACGGAATATCAGACTCTCGCTTCGTTGGGGATTCCGATGCAGGTGATCGGATATAACGCTAAACTGCTACGCGACCAGGCCGGCAACAACATGTACTACAACACGAACTCGATTACCCTCGCCGGCGGTGAGTCGCTCGACGTGATTCTCGATGCGAGCAACACGTCCCTCTACCCGCCCGGCAGTGTTTTCTACCTCTACACTCCGCAACTCGACCATCTTTCGAACGACGCCGAGAACTTTGGCGGTCTCATGACCGAGGTTCACATCAATTAG
- a CDS encoding efflux RND transporter periplasmic adaptor subunit: MKSPVLIALLLAAIAVGFFAGRFRSPSRTASAREILYYVDPMHPSYRSSKPGVAPDCGMDLVPVYSDASHASTAFEVRDARQSIHINGVTQGLYGIQVTKVQRTQGVRTIRGFGKVVADETRVFRINLGTDGYVKTTTSDAVGTHITQNQRLAVVYSPEFLSVSGGYLSANERSPTASGKDANASAQNSASAQARADRLRNLGMSDTQIEEIGISRKIPEDVYVVSPVDGFILSRNISPGLRFERNTDLYTIADLRHVWVVAEIFGVDADAFHAGASIRVTLADTNEEFKARVSSVLPEVDPVSHSLKVRFEADNPNFKLRPEMLVSVELVTAAPTGLSVPAAAILDSGVSKRVFVEAPAGYFTPREVQTGLRFDDRIEIVKGLNEGELIASEGTFLIDSESRLEAATTSDKTGPSSKPSEMALGTPHVETHP, encoded by the coding sequence GTGAAAAGTCCGGTTCTCATTGCTCTGTTGCTCGCGGCCATCGCCGTGGGATTCTTCGCTGGACGCTTCCGCTCTCCTTCCAGAACAGCGTCCGCCCGTGAGATCCTCTATTACGTTGACCCGATGCACCCGTCGTACCGCTCGTCCAAACCAGGTGTCGCTCCGGACTGCGGCATGGACCTTGTACCGGTTTACTCCGACGCCTCACACGCTTCTACTGCATTCGAAGTTCGAGACGCCAGGCAATCGATTCACATCAATGGGGTGACCCAGGGGCTTTACGGAATTCAGGTAACGAAGGTGCAAAGGACCCAGGGTGTACGAACGATACGAGGTTTTGGGAAGGTCGTCGCAGACGAGACGCGGGTGTTTCGAATCAATCTTGGCACCGACGGCTATGTCAAGACCACGACGTCAGATGCGGTTGGAACTCACATTACGCAGAACCAGCGCCTCGCGGTCGTCTATTCGCCGGAGTTTCTTTCTGTCTCTGGCGGCTACCTCTCCGCCAATGAACGGTCGCCCACTGCATCGGGTAAGGACGCCAACGCGTCGGCCCAAAACTCCGCAAGTGCACAGGCGCGCGCAGATCGCTTACGCAATCTTGGAATGAGCGATACGCAAATTGAAGAGATCGGCATTTCGCGGAAGATTCCTGAGGACGTGTACGTTGTTTCCCCAGTGGATGGTTTTATTCTCTCCCGGAACATCTCTCCTGGCCTGCGCTTTGAAAGAAACACAGATCTCTACACGATTGCTGATCTACGTCATGTCTGGGTCGTTGCCGAGATATTTGGCGTCGATGCAGATGCGTTTCATGCTGGAGCGAGTATTCGTGTCACGCTGGCAGACACGAACGAGGAGTTCAAGGCTCGCGTCTCAAGCGTTCTCCCTGAGGTGGATCCCGTATCGCATAGTCTGAAGGTAAGGTTCGAGGCCGACAATCCAAATTTCAAACTGCGACCAGAGATGCTAGTCAGCGTCGAACTGGTCACAGCGGCACCCACAGGGCTAAGCGTCCCGGCCGCCGCCATCCTCGACTCCGGCGTATCGAAGCGAGTCTTTGTTGAGGCGCCGGCGGGGTATTTCACTCCCCGCGAAGTTCAGACCGGCCTTCGCTTCGATGATCGCATTGAGATCGTGAAGGGCCTGAATGAAGGCGAATTGATTGCATCGGAGGGCACGTTCCTGATTGACTCGGAAAGCAGGCTGGAAGCGGCCACGACTTCGGATAAGACCGGCCCATCCAGTAAACCCAGCGAGATGGCGCTTGGGACGCCTCACGTAGAGACCCATCCATGA